In Mustela nigripes isolate SB6536 chromosome 12, MUSNIG.SB6536, whole genome shotgun sequence, one DNA window encodes the following:
- the MXD3 gene encoding max dimerization protein 3: MESVASNIQVLLQAAEFLERREREAEHGYASLCPHRSPGPVYRRRKRSPQASGALDSGRSVHNELEKRRRAQLKRCLEQLKQQMPLGADCARYTTLSLLRWARMHIQKLEEQEQKARRLKEKLRSKQQSLRQQLEQLRAPAGLGERERPRADSLDSSGLSSERSDSDQEEVEVDVESLVFGGEAELLRSFSAGQEHSYSHGSGTWL; the protein is encoded by the exons ATGGAATCCGTGGCCAGCAATATCCAGGTCCTGCTGCAGGCGGCGGAGTTCCTAGAGCGCcgtgagagag AAGCCGAGCATGGCTACGCGTCCCTGTGCCCGCACCGCAGTCCAGGCCCAGTCTACAGGAGGAGGAAGCGATCCCCCCAAGCTTCTGGCGCGCTGGACAGTGGGCG GTCTGTGCACAACGAGCTGGAGAAACGCAG GAGGGCCCAGCTGAAGCGGTGCCTGGAGCAGCTAAAACAGCAGATGCCCCTGGGGGCTGACTGTGCCCGCTACACCACCCTGAGCCTTCTGCGCTGGGCCAGGATGCACATCCAG AAGTTGGAGGAGCAGGAGCAAAAGGCGAGGCGGCTCAAGGAGAAGCTGCGCAGCAAGCAGCAAAGCCTGCGGCAGCAGCTGGAGCAGCTCCGGGCACcagcagggctgggagagagggagcggCCACGGGCAGACAGCCTGGACTCCTCGGGCCTCTCCTCTGAACGCTCAGACTCAGACCAAG AGGAGGTGGAGGTGGACGTGGAGAGCCTGGTGTTCGGGGGCGAGGCTGAGCTGCTACGGAGCTTCAGCGCGGGCCAGGAACACAGCTATTCACATGGCAGTGGCACCTGGCTATGA